The following coding sequences are from one Microbulbifer sp. TB1203 window:
- the adhP gene encoding alcohol dehydrogenase AdhP — MKAAVVHEFGKPLPIEEVTVPNVSPGKVLVRIEASGVCHTDLHAAAGDWPVKPNPPFIPGHEGSGVVVQVGEGVKIVKEGDRVGVPWLHTACRHCHHCVTGWETLCGEQSNTGYSVNGCFAEYVLADADYVARLPRGLAFDSSAPILCAGVTVYKGLKETECRPGETVVISGIGGLGHMAVQYAKAMGMKVIAVDIDDEKLKLASSLGADLTLNAKNTDPVTEVQKQVGGANGVLVTAVSGSAFTQGVGMLGRHGTMVLNGLPPGTFDLDIFDTVLSRKTIRGSIVGTRADLEEALEFAGDGKVESHFTTEPIDNINSIFERMREGKIEGRIVMTL, encoded by the coding sequence ATGAAAGCTGCCGTTGTACATGAATTTGGCAAACCGTTACCCATCGAGGAAGTGACGGTTCCCAATGTTTCTCCAGGAAAAGTTCTTGTCAGAATAGAAGCCTCCGGCGTTTGCCATACCGATTTGCATGCCGCGGCAGGGGATTGGCCGGTCAAGCCCAATCCGCCATTTATTCCCGGGCACGAAGGGTCCGGTGTTGTGGTTCAGGTCGGTGAAGGCGTAAAGATCGTCAAAGAGGGGGACCGGGTCGGGGTACCCTGGCTGCACACCGCCTGCAGGCACTGTCACCATTGCGTAACAGGTTGGGAGACTCTCTGTGGAGAGCAGTCGAATACCGGTTATTCCGTCAATGGCTGCTTTGCCGAGTATGTGCTGGCGGATGCTGATTATGTCGCCCGTCTGCCCAGAGGGTTGGCGTTCGACAGTTCCGCCCCGATTCTCTGCGCCGGGGTAACGGTTTATAAAGGCTTGAAGGAAACCGAATGCAGGCCCGGAGAAACTGTCGTGATTTCAGGTATTGGCGGACTCGGGCATATGGCCGTTCAGTACGCCAAAGCCATGGGGATGAAAGTGATTGCGGTGGATATCGACGATGAAAAGCTGAAACTGGCCAGTTCCCTGGGGGCGGATTTGACCCTCAACGCTAAAAATACAGATCCGGTAACTGAAGTGCAGAAGCAAGTGGGCGGCGCCAACGGCGTGTTGGTTACTGCTGTTTCCGGCAGTGCATTTACACAGGGGGTGGGAATGCTGGGACGTCACGGCACCATGGTGCTCAATGGCCTGCCTCCGGGCACTTTCGACCTCGATATCTTTGACACAGTGCTATCGCGCAAAACCATCCGCGGCTCAATTGTCGGTACCCGTGCGGACCTCGAAGAGGCGCTGGAGTTTGCCGGGGACGGCAAAGTGGAATCCCACTTCACCACTGAGCCTATCGACAACATCAACAGTATTTTTGAACGCATGAGGGAAGGAAAAATCGAAGGCCGGATCGTAATGACCCTTTAG
- a CDS encoding NUDIX hydrolase, producing MKFCSHCGSDVVTFSIPQGDDRPRHLCGNCGAIHYINPRVIVGVLPYLGDRVLLCKRAIEPRLGLWTLPAGFMENGETSEEGALRESWEEARANIRVDGLYTVYDIPHINQLYLIYRGELTDTDFGPGPESLEVALFQENEIPWEEIAFPIMQRALEHYFEDRKGSGYPLHRGVIHRKL from the coding sequence ATGAAATTCTGCAGTCACTGCGGCAGCGATGTCGTCACGTTCTCCATTCCCCAGGGCGATGACCGCCCCCGCCACCTGTGCGGGAATTGCGGCGCGATCCACTATATCAACCCCCGCGTCATCGTCGGCGTGCTTCCCTACCTCGGTGACCGGGTGCTGTTGTGCAAGCGCGCCATAGAGCCGCGCCTGGGGCTCTGGACCCTGCCGGCGGGTTTTATGGAAAACGGCGAGACCAGTGAGGAGGGGGCACTGCGGGAGTCCTGGGAGGAGGCGCGGGCGAACATTCGCGTGGATGGTCTCTATACCGTCTACGACATTCCGCATATCAACCAGCTGTACCTGATCTACCGCGGCGAACTCACCGACACGGATTTCGGCCCCGGGCCCGAGTCACTGGAGGTTGCGCTGTTCCAGGAGAATGAAATTCCCTGGGAAGAAATTGCCTTTCCGATTATGCAGCGGGCCCTTGAGCACTATTTCGAGGACCGCAAGGGGAGCGGCTATCCCCTGCATCGCGGCGTTATCCACCGCAAACTATAA
- a CDS encoding YqfO family protein: MYKLCIYIPETHLEKVKTALFAAGAGRIGDYDCCCWQVPGTGQFRPQAGSQPFIGEIGVVEQVSEYRVEMVCADELVDAALAALREAHPYEEPAFDLWKLDERCG, translated from the coding sequence ATGTATAAACTCTGCATCTATATTCCCGAAACCCACCTGGAGAAGGTGAAAACCGCACTGTTCGCCGCCGGCGCGGGGCGGATCGGCGACTACGACTGCTGTTGCTGGCAGGTGCCGGGCACCGGCCAGTTCCGTCCGCAGGCCGGCAGCCAGCCTTTTATCGGCGAGATCGGTGTAGTGGAGCAGGTATCGGAGTACCGGGTGGAGATGGTGTGCGCCGACGAGTTGGTGGACGCAGCGCTGGCCGCGCTGCGCGAGGCACATCCCTATGAGGAGCCGGCGTTCGATCTGTGGAAATTGGATGAGCGCTGTGGTTGA
- the trxA gene encoding thioredoxin produces MNEFIVDVTAQNAQQVLIEESMQRPVVVDFWADWCEPCKQLMPVLEKLAREYDGQFLLAKVNADTEQMLAGQLGVRSLPTVMVLKDGQPVDGFAGAQPEKQIREMLDRYLPKPWDLKLQQAQALVGENRLDEALPVLRQAYSESDERADIAKQLAAVLLEQNRTQEAETVLGKIMLADQDSDYQQLMSQLELKQQAADSPEIKALQQALEKNPQDFDSAYQLAIQYSQNQRHQEALDLLLDILRRDMNFADGAARQAYLDMVKSLGAGDPLATQYQRKLMTLLY; encoded by the coding sequence GTGAACGAATTTATAGTCGACGTAACGGCGCAGAACGCCCAGCAGGTACTGATCGAGGAATCCATGCAACGCCCGGTGGTGGTGGATTTCTGGGCCGATTGGTGCGAACCCTGCAAGCAGCTGATGCCGGTGCTGGAGAAGCTGGCCAGGGAATATGACGGCCAGTTCCTGCTCGCCAAGGTCAATGCGGACACCGAGCAGATGCTGGCGGGCCAGTTGGGCGTGCGCAGCCTGCCCACGGTGATGGTGCTGAAGGACGGCCAGCCGGTGGACGGTTTCGCCGGCGCTCAGCCGGAGAAACAGATCCGCGAAATGCTGGACAGGTACCTGCCCAAACCCTGGGACCTGAAACTGCAGCAGGCCCAGGCGCTGGTGGGGGAGAACAGGCTGGACGAGGCACTGCCGGTCCTGCGCCAGGCTTACAGCGAGTCCGATGAGCGCGCGGATATTGCCAAGCAATTGGCGGCGGTGCTGCTGGAGCAGAATCGTACCCAGGAGGCGGAGACGGTGCTGGGCAAGATCATGCTGGCGGACCAGGACAGCGACTACCAGCAGCTGATGTCGCAGCTGGAACTCAAGCAGCAGGCGGCAGACTCCCCGGAGATCAAAGCTTTGCAGCAGGCGCTGGAAAAAAATCCGCAGGATTTCGATTCCGCCTACCAGCTGGCGATACAGTACAGCCAGAACCAGCGCCACCAGGAGGCGCTGGACCTGCTGTTGGATATCCTGCGCCGCGATATGAATTTTGCCGACGGCGCCGCCAGGCAGGCCTATCTGGATATGGTGAAGAGCCTGGGGGCTGGTGATCCGCTGGCGACACAGTACCAGCGCAAGCTGATGACCCTGCTTTATTAA